The nucleotide sequence CTGAAGGTCTACAGTTTCGGCGGCGACAAGGTCGAGGCCGTGGAGAACGCCCGCGCGGCCATGGAGAGAATGTCGCGCGAGATAAGGTCGGCGTATCCAAACGGCGGCATTCTGGTCGCCAGCCCCGCCTATCCGAGTTCCAGCCAGATCGGCTTCACGAACGGACCCGGAGGCGAAAGCGTCGTCTACAGCCTGAGTGCCGGAAGTGCGGTTTCCGGCTGTTCCGGGTGCCGCACGCTCATGAGGAACGGCGATCCGGTGACGGAGTACGTCGACGGTTCGAAGGGGCTTACGTTCACCTACCTGCAGAGCGTCGACCCCGAGGTGCCCTCGACGAACGGGACCGACGTCAGGGCGGTGAAGATCACGCTGAACGTGATCGTGCCCGGGGTGCAGGCCGGCA is from Rubrobacter calidifluminis and encodes:
- a CDS encoding PilW family protein, translated to MVNDPGRRFFEDEEGFTLTEMLVAMTMMMIVTFALYGLFDMSLKVYSFGGDKVEAVENARAAMERMSREIRSAYPNGGILVASPAYPSSSQIGFTNGPGGESVVYSLSAGSAVSGCSGCRTLMRNGDPVTEYVDGSKGLTFTYLQSVDPEVPSTNGTDVRAVKITLNVIVPGVQAGRQSLTTYVDLRNASDQ